The window TATCTTTTTCAGTTAATTTATCTGCTGTATAATTTTTTTTCATAACAATTAAGGTTGCTTCTTTTAAAACGCGATTGTATAAAAATGAATAGTCATGATTGTCAACCGTTTGTGTTGGTTGAACAAAGTCTTTAACTAAGTCGTAGTTAAGTGCTTCTTCATAATCTTTTTTGCTAATAAATTTTTCACGATACATTCTAAAAAGTACTGTATTTTTACGTTCTAAACCAGGCTCTAAATTCGAGCGAAGTTCTCCTAATTGATTGTAAGGTGTATAAAGCGATGGACTTTGTGGTAGACCAGCAATAAAAGCAGATTGTGCTAAGTTTAATTCACTTGCACGAACTCCAAAAATACCGAGAGCTGCTTCTTCTACACCAGCTATATTTTGGCCACTACTATTTCTTCCAAAGGTTGAGGTATTTAAGTAAGCTTCTAAAATTTCATCTTTGGAAAAATAATTTTCTAAACGAATCGCTAGTAAAATTTCATTGGCTTTTCGTTTAAACGAAACTTCACTAGTCAAAATTTGTTGTTTAACTAGTTGTTGGGTCAAGGTTGATCCACCAGTTTGAACTTTTGCACCAGTAAATTCCTGTGTTAAAGCACGAGCCACAGCTTTAGGGACAATACCATTGTGTTTATAGAAGTATTCATCTTCAGTAGCAATAATAGCATGTTGTAAGTTTTTAGACATGTCACTTAAAGGAACCACTTTACGAACTAAGTCGGATTTAACCGCTCCAATCGGCTGGTTATCTGCAAAATACATTGTTGATGATTGTTCTAAGTTTGTAATATCAGCCTTCATTTCTTCGTACGTAGGTGGTTTTTCAGTAGAAACTAAATAGGCAAAGTAGCCTAATCCAATTCCACTAGCCAAGGCACCGCCAACTAAAATAGCGATAATTAAGCTTAAAATTAAGCTTTTTATTACTCCATAAGTGACATTGAATGAAAAAATTAACTTCTTTTTAGAATCCGTTGGTGGAGTTGGTACTTCCTCTTGTAGGGCAGGAATGATGGCTAATTCATAAGTTTCTTCTTTTGTATCAAGAAGGTTAGCTGGGTTTTCTTCACTAGAAGAGTCTAAAGCATCAACTTCTGGATTTTCAGTAAGTGAACCAGGTGCGATTAAGTCGGATTCTAAATTGCTTTCAAGAGGAGGTTCAACAGAGCCTGATAATTGTTCTGTATCAGCTTTGTTTAATTTTCGTTTAAGCTTATTCCACTCAGCCAAGAGAATCACTTGAGCTGCTAGTAGAAAGGCAACTATTTTATTCTCAACAGGTTGATCAGAAGGTTCTTTTTCAGAAGGTAAGTCATTATTTTCTAAAGAAAGAGTGTCAGATTGAATTTCTTCAGGTTTGTTACTTTCTTCAATGGAAATTCCCTCTAGAGGTTCCTCTATGCTTTTATTCTCGATATCAACATTTTCCGAATTTGGGACAGCAGGTAGATCCTTTGAATCAGCACTATTAGAATGGGCTTCATCTTGAACCGACTGGTCATTAGTAATTATCGGATCTGTCACTTGATTATCAGCAGTATCCGTTTCTTGTTGAGCATCAATAGTTGCATCAGAATGAGAAGTTTTGGAGGAATCCGTTGTGAAATTATTCGTCGGTTCCACGTAACCTGGCTCATGAAAGGATGCAGAAGAAATATCTGATTGTTGCTCTTCATTAGAATTAATCTTTTTTTCTTTGAAAGAAATCCATTTTTCTTTCACAACTCGTTTTACAATAGTGAATCCTTGTTTTATTTTTTCACTAAATGAGGAGTTGTTGTTTTGTGGATCATTCAAATTGTGTTCACCTCAGTATCTTAATTAATAAAATATATATTCTGCATTATTATAACAAAAACTGTCAGGAAATAACATCCTTAATCAAAAAACTTACGAAAAGTTTGGTTTTTCGTGTCAAAAAATTTTATAGTAAACCTTTATTTGTAGGCTTGTTTGATCTCATTGACTAATTGCGTGAGTTCAGATGTTAAAAATACGCTTGTTTCTTCTGAAAAAGAGAGCATTTTTGTTGGTGTTTGATAGTCATTAAAGTAACTAATTGATAGGATTTCATCCGTTTGTGACTGAAATTTGACAGTCAATTGTGGATTATATAGATAGGCGCCACATGGATCAGCTACTAGTGAAGCAATTTTGTAGGTAGTAGCGTTCTCCTTTTTTATACGATAATAGTGACCATCTAGATAATGTTTACTTGAACCCATTTGTTGAGCCAAGTTTGAAATTGTCTGGTTAAATGATTTCATTATTACTCTCCCTTTTAAATAGAATCTAAGAATAAGTATACAATAGTATAGAAAAAAATTAAAAAAAATTTGCTGAAATTCAAGTTTTTTTCAATTTTAATAATGACTGTTCTTCTATGTTAGAATTTGATTATAAAAAAGTGTTTGACTTCTTACTGAAATTTTATTATACTAAAAACACGATAAATTTTGATTGTGAGGGATTGCTATGACTAATTGCAATTTACAGAAACCAACACAACTGAATAATTTCTTCTTTAGCTACTTTAGATAGTGTTTGTGTACATGGGAAATCATGGATGCAAACCGTAATGTTTGTGTCTATGGGGCTAGAGAATTTTAACATGCAAAATTCGCCACATAGATTGTTCTGTCAAATCTAAGTGGCTTTTATAATTTAACTGGTGGAATAGGATCAGTTTAGGAAGCATCTACTTAGATTTTCGATAAATCTAGAAGTAGATGCTTTTTAATTTTATCTACCTGGTAGTGAATGAGTTGGAATAGGAGGAAATATTTTAGTAAAAATGGTTAAAAGAAATCAACTAAAAAATGGAGGAAATAAAAATGAAAAAAACAACATTAAAAAAATACGTAGTAGCGGGTTTGACAGGAGCATTAGCTTTAGGTGTTCTTGTAGGGTGTAGCAATGGGAAAGATGCAAGCAAAAAAGATGGTTCTGTTAAAGTAGGGATTTTACAGTATATGGAGCACAATTCTTTAGATGAAGCGAGAGAAGGATTTTTAGCAGAATTAAAAGATGCTGGTTATGAAGAAGGCAAGAATCTGACATTGGATTCTTTGAATTCTCAAGGAGATCAAGCGAATTTAAAAAGTATGAGTGAACGTTTAGTTAAAAATAAAAACGATGTTATTCTGACAATTGCAACACCTGCAACAATTTCTGTTGCTAATGAGACCGATAAAATCCCTGTATTATTCACTGCTGTAACCGATGCAGTTGCAGCTAAGATTGTTAAAAGCAATGAAAAACCAGGTGGAAACGTAACGGGAACAAGTGATATGGTGCCAGTAGAAGATCAAACAAAACTATTGCTTTCAATTGTGCCAAAAGCGAAAAAAATCGGAATTATTTATAATTCAAGTGAAGAAAATTCAGTGATTCAAGCAGATTTAGCTAAAAAAGCTTTAGAAAAAGGCGGAGTTGAAGTTAAAGTTGCAACAGTTACATCAACAAATGATGTCCAACAAGTAATGACATCATTAGCAAACGATGTTCAAGGAGTATATGTTCCTACTGACAATACATTGGCGAATACAATGGCAACTGTGGGTGAAATTGCAAAAGCGAAGAAAATTCCGGTTGTTGCTGGAGCAACAGAACAAGTTAAAGTTGGTGGCTTAGCAACTTATGGAATTGATTACAAAGATTTAGGCCGTCAAACTGGGAAACTAGCAGTCAAAATTCTAAAAGGCGAAGCAAAACCAGAGGATTTAGCTGTTGAAACATCAACAAAGTTAGAATTAGTTGTGAATAAAGAAATGGCAGAAGCTATTGGAATTGATCCAGATAGTATTAAATTAGATAAATAAAATAAGCAAAGTCAAATGATTTAGTAAAAGAGCTGTTTGTAACTAGCTCTTTTACTAAAGATAAGGATGTTTAGGAAGGAAGATTTGTTAGATGGATATTATTTTATCAAGTGTTTCACAAGGTTTATTATGGTCTACGATGGCGATTGGTGTCTATTTGACCTATCGGATTTTAGATATTGCAGATTTAACAGCAGAGGCAAGTTTTCCTTTAGGTGCAGCGATTTGCGCTAAACTTATTATTAGTGGAATATCTCCATTATTAGCAACAACTTTAGGTTTAGTCGGAGGAATGCTAGCTGGTTTAGTATCAGGTCTACTACATACTAAATTAAAAATTCCAGCATTGTTAACCGGTATTTTAACCATGACGGCATTATATTCAATTAATTTACGTATTATGGGACAAGCAAATATTTCATTACTTGGTCAAGATTCAGTAATGAGCTTTTTTACAAACTTAGGTTTAGATAAGCCTTACGCTGTTTTAGTGATTGGCGCAATTTTTGTTTTAGTTGTGATTCTTTTCCTATATCTATTCTTTAGTACAGAAGTGGGGTTGGCTATCCATGCAACAGGAGATAACAATGAAATGAGTGAGGCAAACGGAATCAATACGGATGCAATGAAAATTATAGGGTATATGATTTCTAATGGGTTAATTGCTTTATCTGGAGCATTACTAGCACAAAATAATGGATATGCGGATATTAGTGGAGGAGTTGGCACAATTGTAATTGGCTTAGCTTCGATTATTATTAGTGAAGTTATTTTCAACAATGTGAGTTTTGTTCAACGACTATTTGTGATTATTGCAGGATCGATTATTTATCGTTTAATTATTGCGATTGTTTTAGAATTTGGTGTGGCTCCAACAGATTTGAAATTATATTCGGCAATTATTTTAACCATTTGTTTAGCATCACCACTTTTACGTAGCAAACTAAGAGTTAGTTTAAAACCAAAAGCAGCAGCGAAAAAGAAAGGCGGCGTATAAGATGACAGACATCTTACAATTAAAAGGGATCCATAAAAGCTTTGAAGTTGGAACCGTCAATGAGCATCATGTTTTAAAAGGGATTAATTTAACTTTGAAGCAAGGTGAATTTGTAACGATTATCGGAGGGAATGGCGCTGGTAAATCAACGTTACTAAATAGTATTGCTGGCAGTTTTGGTGTTGATGAAGGACAACTATTTTTAGATAAAATCAATGTAACTAGTCAAAAAACAGCAAAACGTGCAAAATATATTGGACGAGTTTTCCAAGATCCAAGAATGGGAACAGCAACTCGTTTATCAATAGAAGAAAACTTAGCTATTGCTTACAATCGTGGTAAGAGTCGTGGTTTATCTAAAGGAGTCAAAGAGAAACAGCGTAGTGAATTTAAAGCCCAATTAAAAGAACTTGATTTAGGTTTAGAGAATCGTTTGAAAATGGAAGTTGGTTTGCTTTCTGGGGGACAACGCCAAGCATTAACATTATTAATGGCAACGTTAGTCACACCTAAATTGCTTTTATTAGATGAGCATACGGCAGCATTAGACCCTAAAACAAGTCAATCGGTGTTAAATTTAACTGAGAAGATTGTTCAAGAGAAGCAATTAACGACATTAATGATTACGCATAATATGGAAGATGCGATTCGTTACGGCAATCGCTTAATCATGCTATACAATGGGCAAATTGTGGTGGATGTTAAAGGGGAAGAGAAGCAAGGATTAACTGTACCAGATTTATTAGCCTTATTCCAAAAAAATAGTGGAACCGCAATGAACGATGATGCATTGATTTTAGCTTAATAAAAAAATATCCTTAGCTAATTTATCTATTAGTTAAGGATATTTTTATACAATTAATTTAAAGTTGGCAGTTTTTCACCAAGTACAGCTAGACGTTCAGCAACTTCATCTAAACTCAAATGATGTTCTTTCACATAGCGGTTTTCAGGTGAAATACGGCAATCATGACTACAGCCACGTAAATATTTAGCTTCATTTTCTTCAGAAGTTAGAATTTGACGATTGCACTTTGGGTCGGCACAGTTGACATAACGTTCAGAAGGTAATCCATCAAACCAATCACGACCAACAATAACATGTTCTTTATGATTGATTGGTACGCTGATACGGCTGTCAAAGACATACATTTGCCCATCCCATAAATCTCCTTGAACTTCTGGATCTTTTCCATAAGTGGCGATTCCACCATGAAGTTGACCAACATCTTTAAAGCCTTCTCGGACCAACCAGCCAGAGAATTTTTCACAACGAATTCCACCGGTACAATAAGTAACCACGCGTTTTTCCATAAATTGTTCTTTGTTGTCACGAATCCATTGAGGCAACTCACGAAAACTACGAATATCAGGACGGACAGCTCCTCTAAAATGACCTAAATCATATTCATAATCATTACGAGCATCAATAACAACTACGTTCTCATCTAAAATAGCTTCACGAAATTCTTGTGGACTTAAATACTCACCTGTTAATTCCAATGGATTTATATCGTCTTCAAGATTTAACGAAACTAATTCTGGACGATAACGAACATGCATTTTTTTGAAAGCATCTTGATTTTCATCATCGATTTTAAAAATAGTTGTAGCAAAGCGTGAATCTGCATGCATTTCTTCTATATAACGTTCTGTCGCTTCATAGGTTCCAGAAACAGTACCATTGATTCCTTCATCTGCGACTAAAATCCGACCTTTCAGCCCGATTTCTTGACAAAATGCTAAATGATCCTTAGCAAACTGTTCTCCATTATCTATTGTTACATATTGATAATAAAGTAAAACTCGAATATCCTTTGACATAATTAAAATTCCTCCTAGTTAAATGTTCCTTGCAGTGAAAAAAATAGCTAGAATCACCAATAATGAATCATATCATGAATAAATAAAGGAAACAATGTATTTGCTTGTGTTGAATTGTACAATGATTTCAAAATTGTTGCTATGCAAGCTGGATTTCGCTAAGATAAAAAGAAACGGTATACAATTGGAGGAATGAGTAAATGAAACGTTGTGATTGGGCAAAATCAGAATTAGATAAAAAATATCATGATACTGAGTGGGGAAAGCCACTTCATGGAGATCAAGCTATTTTTGAGTTGTTGATTCTGGAGACAATGCAAGCTGGCTTAAGTTGGTCAACTGTTTTAACAAAACGAGAGAATTTTCGTCAAGCCTTAGACGGTTTTGATTATCAAAAAATTGCTTTGTATAACGAGGAGAAAAAATCAGAATTATTAACCAATGCCGGATTAATTCGTAATAAATTAAAAATACACTCTATCATAAAAAATGCTCAGGCTTTTTTAAGGGTTCAAGAAGAATTTACAAGCTTTGATGATTATTTGTGGTCATTTGTAGATGGAAAACCAATTGTAAACCAATTTGAAAAACGAGAAGAAGTTCCTACTGAAACAGAACTGTCACAAAAGTTAGCCAAAGATTTAAAAAAACGTGGTTTTTCATTTGTTGGTCCGGTGACGTGTTATGCATTTATACAGGCTTCAGGGCTAGTAAATGATCATTTACTTGATTGCGATTTTTATTAAATAAAGCTTGAAATAAAGGTCAGTAACAAATAAAATAACAAGAGAAATGAAATTTGATTGTAATCTAAACGATATGCTATTAAAACTTGGTATATGTTATAATTAAAAAACATTAAGAAATACTTAAATAAAATATAACGATGACACTTACTTTGGAGGAGCTCAAAAAATGAATAAAAAGTTAATTAATATCGCCATCTTAGGTAGCCTAACGTTTAGTTCTGTAATATTACCAGTTGTTGCTCATGCAGATACAATTGAATCGAAAATTCAACAACAGGATACTAAAATAAATTCTTTGAAAAATGCCTCATCATCAACACAAACTGATTTGGAAAATATCGAGTCTTCAATTGCATCAAATGAAGCCAATGCTAAACAATTATTAGCTGATATTCAAACGGCCAATCAAGAAATGAACCAATTAGATTCAGAAATTACCGTATTACAAGAAAAAATTCAACAGCGTAATGGACAGTTACAAGATCAAGCTCGTTCTGTACAAGTGAACGGCGATAGTTCAAACTATGTTGAATTTATTATTAATGCAGAATCTGTTACGGATATTATTGGAAGAATTGATGTTGTTGGGAAACTTGTTACAGCAAATCGTGAATTAGTCCAAGCGCAAGTTCGTGACCAAGATGCAGTTAAATCGAAAAAAATTGAGACAGAACAAAAGGTGAATCAACAAAATGCACTAGCTGGTCAGTTAGAATCAGCACAAACTAAATTAGCCAGCCAAAAATTTGAAAAAGAAGCAGTTGTTGCTCAATTAGCGTCTGAAACAGCAGTCGCTGAAGGTGAAAAACAATCATTCTTGGCTCAAAAAGCGGAAGCTGAGAAACAAGTTGCATTATTAGCAGCTGCAAAAGAAGAATCAGCTAAAGCAGTTAAACTAGCTGTAGCTAAAACAAAGGAAGAATCTTCAAAAGCATCTGAAAGTTCTTCTGTAGCATCTAACGAATCTAGTAATTCAACAGAATCTTCTTCAAGTGCAGAACCAGAAAATGTGAACCCTGTTCAACCTCCAGCTGGAGGAAATAGTGGCAATAATGGAGGCGGATCGGTAACTCCGAATCCAACACCAACGCCTGAACCAACACCAACACCGGAGCCAGAACAACCGAAACCACAACCTCCTGTGAATCCTGTTCAACCACCAACAGGTGGTGGAACTTCTTGGGCAAGTTTAAAACCGATTGCTGAATCATTTCTTGGAACACCTTATTTATGGGGTGGAACAACACCAAATGGTTTTGACTGTTCTGGATTCACACAGTATGTTTTTGCTCAAGCTGGAAAAAGAATTCCTCGTGTAGCATCTGATCAATATGCACAATCGCAAAAAGTATCAACTCCGCAAGCAGGAGATTTAGTTTTCTTCTCTCAATCAGGTGGAGTCATTGATCATGTTGGAATCTATGTTAACTCAAGCACATTTATTGGTTCACAAAGTACTCCAGGAGTGGCATATGCTTCTTACAGTGGGTATTGGGGTAATTATATTGTAGGTTACGGTAGATATTAAGCGAAAATACTAAAAGATGTCGAGGAAACTCGCATCTTTTTTTTGTAAATTAAAGAATAGGATCCAATTAAAATACTTACAATTTTAAAATGACGAAGGTAAATTGTAAAAGTTAAACTATCTATTTTTAATAGGAAACAATTGTCTTTAAATATATATCAATAGAAATACGAAGGGTTCTATTGTATTTGATTGATAGAGGTGGAAACAAGTTGTTAAGAGAAGTATAGTTAACGGTTACTTTCTCGAAAAAATTGCTCAAGCTTCCTTTTCTTTGGGATTTTTACTGGTCGTTATGAAGAATAAAATATCAGCAGGTAGAGTCTGAAGATGCTTTTTTATTATAGGATTGAAGACTCTAAGAAAAAGTCTTAATCATTCCTGTGATGGAACAAAACTAAAACTCTCATGAAATCATCATTTTGAACAAATGGATTTCATGAG is drawn from Carnobacterium gallinarum DSM 4847 and contains these coding sequences:
- a CDS encoding NlpC/P60 family protein, with protein sequence MNKKLINIAILGSLTFSSVILPVVAHADTIESKIQQQDTKINSLKNASSSTQTDLENIESSIASNEANAKQLLADIQTANQEMNQLDSEITVLQEKIQQRNGQLQDQARSVQVNGDSSNYVEFIINAESVTDIIGRIDVVGKLVTANRELVQAQVRDQDAVKSKKIETEQKVNQQNALAGQLESAQTKLASQKFEKEAVVAQLASETAVAEGEKQSFLAQKAEAEKQVALLAAAKEESAKAVKLAVAKTKEESSKASESSSVASNESSNSTESSSSAEPENVNPVQPPAGGNSGNNGGGSVTPNPTPTPEPTPTPEPEQPKPQPPVNPVQPPTGGGTSWASLKPIAESFLGTPYLWGGTTPNGFDCSGFTQYVFAQAGKRIPRVASDQYAQSQKVSTPQAGDLVFFSQSGGVIDHVGIYVNSSTFIGSQSTPGVAYASYSGYWGNYIVGYGRY
- a CDS encoding ABC transporter permease translates to MDIILSSVSQGLLWSTMAIGVYLTYRILDIADLTAEASFPLGAAICAKLIISGISPLLATTLGLVGGMLAGLVSGLLHTKLKIPALLTGILTMTALYSINLRIMGQANISLLGQDSVMSFFTNLGLDKPYAVLVIGAIFVLVVILFLYLFFSTEVGLAIHATGDNNEMSEANGINTDAMKIIGYMISNGLIALSGALLAQNNGYADISGGVGTIVIGLASIIISEVIFNNVSFVQRLFVIIAGSIIYRLIIAIVLEFGVAPTDLKLYSAIILTICLASPLLRSKLRVSLKPKAAAKKKGGV
- a CDS encoding DNA-3-methyladenine glycosylase I, coding for MKRCDWAKSELDKKYHDTEWGKPLHGDQAIFELLILETMQAGLSWSTVLTKRENFRQALDGFDYQKIALYNEEKKSELLTNAGLIRNKLKIHSIIKNAQAFLRVQEEFTSFDDYLWSFVDGKPIVNQFEKREEVPTETELSQKLAKDLKKRGFSFVGPVTCYAFIQASGLVNDHLLDCDFY
- a CDS encoding transglycosylase domain-containing protein — its product is MNDPQNNNSSFSEKIKQGFTIVKRVVKEKWISFKEKKINSNEEQQSDISSASFHEPGYVEPTNNFTTDSSKTSHSDATIDAQQETDTADNQVTDPIITNDQSVQDEAHSNSADSKDLPAVPNSENVDIENKSIEEPLEGISIEESNKPEEIQSDTLSLENNDLPSEKEPSDQPVENKIVAFLLAAQVILLAEWNKLKRKLNKADTEQLSGSVEPPLESNLESDLIAPGSLTENPEVDALDSSSEENPANLLDTKEETYELAIIPALQEEVPTPPTDSKKKLIFSFNVTYGVIKSLILSLIIAILVGGALASGIGLGYFAYLVSTEKPPTYEEMKADITNLEQSSTMYFADNQPIGAVKSDLVRKVVPLSDMSKNLQHAIIATEDEYFYKHNGIVPKAVARALTQEFTGAKVQTGGSTLTQQLVKQQILTSEVSFKRKANEILLAIRLENYFSKDEILEAYLNTSTFGRNSSGQNIAGVEEAALGIFGVRASELNLAQSAFIAGLPQSPSLYTPYNQLGELRSNLEPGLERKNTVLFRMYREKFISKKDYEEALNYDLVKDFVQPTQTVDNHDYSFLYNRVLKEATLIVMKKNYTADKLTEKDITENDTLYNKYYFEAESQIQNNGYEIRSTIDKGVYDAMQNVVANYGDQFGQTYYRNKVDQYTGALILDKTTGEPVMEPEPVQNGSVLMDNATGRVIGFVGGRDFSISEVDHAFSTHRQPGSTIKPLLVYAPAIEQGLIQPATMIPDTAINFTQSDGSSWNPSNYGGSITGKFISARDALKRSYNNPTAKIYLEMLKSSPEGMKPEDYMKKMGFTSISDAEYESGQPALSLGGTETGPTVMEQTNAFAAVANNGTYVEGYMIENITDKKGNVIYQHEAKSETVFTPQTAYLTIDMMRSVVESGTAAGILGELNFSPDLAGKTGTTNDFIDVWFVASTPQVTLSSWIGYDNDGESRHQLQYYDNGADFDASGANESYWAQLANAIYSVNPTIMGADKSFTRPPGISSSTVLEQTGMKPGKMTLPDGKTIDVTGPTRSDLFNTNFIPGVTTYDFAVGANSYELNNFWYETYLKARETEEKKKKEEEDRKKKEQEDKKKEEEDKKKTEEEKKKNEDEAAAKKKKEEEDKKKAEEEANKPTPPATPPPTAGGTTTITTTP
- a CDS encoding ABC transporter substrate-binding protein; protein product: MKKTTLKKYVVAGLTGALALGVLVGCSNGKDASKKDGSVKVGILQYMEHNSLDEAREGFLAELKDAGYEEGKNLTLDSLNSQGDQANLKSMSERLVKNKNDVILTIATPATISVANETDKIPVLFTAVTDAVAAKIVKSNEKPGGNVTGTSDMVPVEDQTKLLLSIVPKAKKIGIIYNSSEENSVIQADLAKKALEKGGVEVKVATVTSTNDVQQVMTSLANDVQGVYVPTDNTLANTMATVGEIAKAKKIPVVAGATEQVKVGGLATYGIDYKDLGRQTGKLAVKILKGEAKPEDLAVETSTKLELVVNKEMAEAIGIDPDSIKLDK
- a CDS encoding rhodanese-related sulfurtransferase encodes the protein MSKDIRVLLYYQYVTIDNGEQFAKDHLAFCQEIGLKGRILVADEGINGTVSGTYEATERYIEEMHADSRFATTIFKIDDENQDAFKKMHVRYRPELVSLNLEDDINPLELTGEYLSPQEFREAILDENVVVIDARNDYEYDLGHFRGAVRPDIRSFRELPQWIRDNKEQFMEKRVVTYCTGGIRCEKFSGWLVREGFKDVGQLHGGIATYGKDPEVQGDLWDGQMYVFDSRISVPINHKEHVIVGRDWFDGLPSERYVNCADPKCNRQILTSEENEAKYLRGCSHDCRISPENRYVKEHHLSLDEVAERLAVLGEKLPTLN
- a CDS encoding ABC transporter ATP-binding protein, yielding MTDILQLKGIHKSFEVGTVNEHHVLKGINLTLKQGEFVTIIGGNGAGKSTLLNSIAGSFGVDEGQLFLDKINVTSQKTAKRAKYIGRVFQDPRMGTATRLSIEENLAIAYNRGKSRGLSKGVKEKQRSEFKAQLKELDLGLENRLKMEVGLLSGGQRQALTLLMATLVTPKLLLLDEHTAALDPKTSQSVLNLTEKIVQEKQLTTLMITHNMEDAIRYGNRLIMLYNGQIVVDVKGEEKQGLTVPDLLALFQKNSGTAMNDDALILA